One region of Flavobacterium sp. KACC 22763 genomic DNA includes:
- the rplI gene encoding 50S ribosomal protein L9, which translates to MEIILKQDVQNLGFKDDVVSVKPGYGRNFLIPQGFATLATPSAKKVLAENLKQRAHKEAKIVADAKSLAEAIKALEIKISAKAGGEKLFGSITNIDIAEALEKSGNAIDRKFITSGIVKRTGKYSASIRLHRDVIVELPYEIVAEK; encoded by the coding sequence ATGGAAATTATTTTAAAACAAGACGTACAGAACTTAGGATTTAAAGATGATGTAGTATCTGTAAAACCTGGTTACGGTCGTAACTTTTTAATTCCTCAAGGTTTTGCTACTTTAGCAACTCCTTCTGCTAAAAAAGTTTTAGCTGAAAACCTAAAACAAAGAGCACACAAAGAAGCTAAAATTGTTGCTGATGCTAAATCATTGGCTGAAGCAATTAAAGCTCTTGAAATTAAAATTTCTGCAAAAGCTGGTGGAGAGAAACTTTTTGGTTCTATCACAAACATCGACATTGCTGAAGCTTTAGAAAAATCTGGAAACGCTATCGACAGAAAATTCATCACTAGTGGTATCGTAAAACGTACTGGAAAATACAGTGCAAGTATTCGTTTACACAGAGATGTAATTGTTGAGTTACCATACGAAATTGTTGCTGAAAAGTAG
- a CDS encoding DUF6495 family protein gives MKYARLTKEQFEELHAEFASFLATQAIDRKEWEELKVNKPEVAEQELDVFSDLIWEGVLGRAEYLEHFSKNHIFLFHCFDTHIQSIVLKSVSPEVDFLTKDGLQWLSDNMFTDNIEMKVGKKVFTEERNSSIFELIKQGAFLSDGQLFNQINTIIES, from the coding sequence ATGAAATACGCAAGATTAACAAAAGAGCAATTTGAAGAATTGCATGCTGAATTTGCCAGTTTTTTGGCTACACAAGCAATAGACAGAAAAGAGTGGGAAGAACTTAAAGTTAATAAACCAGAAGTTGCAGAACAGGAACTTGATGTTTTTTCAGATTTGATTTGGGAAGGTGTATTAGGTAGAGCAGAATATTTAGAGCATTTTTCTAAAAATCATATCTTTTTATTTCACTGTTTTGATACTCACATCCAATCGATTGTTTTAAAATCGGTTTCACCTGAAGTTGATTTTTTAACTAAAGATGGATTGCAATGGTTGAGCGATAATATGTTTACCGATAATATTGAAATGAAGGTAGGAAAGAAGGTGTTTACAGAAGAACGAAACTCTTCAATTTTTGAATTGATTAAACAAGGTGCTTTTTTAAGCGATGGACAGTTGTTTAATCAAATCAATACTATTATTGAATCGTAA
- the rpsF gene encoding 30S ribosomal protein S6: MNHYETVFILNPVLSEVQVKETVTKFEEFLTSRGAEMVSKEDWGLKKMAYEIQNKKSGFYHLFEFKVAGEVLLAFETEFRRDERVMRFLTVSLDKHAISWAERRRAKLKSTKA, encoded by the coding sequence ATGAATCATTATGAAACTGTTTTCATTTTAAATCCCGTTTTATCTGAGGTTCAGGTGAAGGAAACAGTAACGAAATTTGAAGAATTTCTTACTAGTAGAGGAGCTGAAATGGTATCGAAAGAGGATTGGGGTCTTAAAAAAATGGCTTACGAAATCCAAAACAAAAAAAGTGGTTTTTATCACTTATTCGAATTCAAAGTAGCTGGAGAAGTTCTTTTAGCTTTTGAAACTGAATTCAGACGTGATGAAAGAGTTATGCGTTTCTTAACTGTAAGTTTAGATAAACATGCTATTTCATGGGCTGAGAGAAGAAGAGCAAAATTAAAATCTACTAAAGCGTAA
- the rpsR gene encoding 30S ribosomal protein S18 produces the protein MSTIEQSAKGKKDGDIRYLTPLNIETNKTKKYCRFKKSGIKYIDYKDADFLLKFVNEQGKILPRRLTGTSLKYQRKVSVAVKRARHLALMPYVADLLK, from the coding sequence ATGTCTACAATTGAGCAATCTGCAAAAGGAAAAAAAGACGGAGATATCAGATATTTAACGCCTTTAAACATTGAAACTAACAAAACTAAAAAGTATTGCCGTTTCAAAAAATCAGGAATCAAATACATCGATTATAAAGATGCTGATTTCTTATTGAAATTCGTTAACGAGCAAGGAAAAATTCTTCCTCGTCGTTTAACTGGAACTTCATTAAAATACCAAAGAAAAGTTTCTGTAGCTGTAAAAAGAGCTCGTCACTTAGCTTTAATGCCATACGTGGCCGATTTATTAAAATAG